The region CTTTTTACCCGCCATTATTGAAGCTCATTACAGTCAAGTGCCTTTGTTGGTGCTAACTGGCGATCGCCCGCCGAGATTGCGTCACTGCCGAGCAGGGCAGACCATCGACCAGACCAAGCTCTATGGCCACTATCCCCAGTGGCAAACGGAATTAGCTTTGCCGGAGCCCAATATGGATTATTGCCATTATCTGCGGCAGACCGCCCTCCATGGTTGGCAAAAATGTTTTTGGCCTAGGTTGGGAGTGGTGCATTTTAATTGTCCCTTTGACGAACCTCTGGTGCCCCTAGAACATGACCCAGAGTCCCTACAGCATCTAGCTGGAGAATTTAACAAGGAGCATTTTTACCGAGGGATAACAACGTTTACAGAAATAAATCAGGGAGAAGCGATTTCCTTGCCCTCCAGTTCTGTTACTTCCGCTTTTTCCCCGCCCCAGCCGGACTTCAGCCGATTGGGGTTGATCCTGGTGGGAGTTCTGCCCGGTGGTGAAACCCCTGCTTTGCTGACAGATATTTTGGCGATCGCCAGAGCGTTGCATTATCCCGTACTGTGCGATGCCCTTTGCTCTTTGCGTAACTATGACGATGGCCAGACCGCTTTAATTACCAATTATGACTTTCTGATCCGTTGCCCCAGTTGGGCAAAACAGTTAGTGCCAAAGCAAATTATTCAAATTGGTGAATTGCCCACTAGTAAAGCGTTGCGAAATTGGCTCAGCACCATTGATTGTCCCCGTTATATTTTGAACTTCCATGGGGAAAATTTAGACCCCCTACAAAGACAAACGATTTACTTGTCCGCCAGCGTTGCCCAGGTAGCGGACTATGTACATAGCCAGGGTCTAATCCCCGATGTAGAACAGAAAAATTATGCCCATAATTGGCAGGAAAAACAACGCCAAAGCCAAACAATGATCATTTCTGCTTTAGCCAATGCCCACACCCCTTTAATAGTGACTCACTTGGCCCATTGTTTGCCGCCCCAAACCAATTTGTTGGTGGCCAATAGTTTGCCTGTGCGCTGGCTGGAATTTTTCTGGCCCGCCAACGGCGATCGCCACCATATTTTTGTTAACCGGGGAGCCAATGGCATTGACGGCACCCTTTCCACTGCTATGGGGATTGCCCACCGTAGTTCAGGGGAGACCGTGTTATTGACTGGCGATCTGTCCCTATTGCACGACAGCAATGGTTTTTTAAATCAGTCCCAAATGCAAGGTAATCTAACCATTATTCTGCTCAATAATAACGGTGGCGGTATTTTCCAAACCCTACCCATTGCCCAATGTGAAGATGTGTTTGAAACCTATTTTGCTACGCCCCAAGGAGTGGATTTCAGTCAACTTTGTCGCACCTATGGAGTGGAACACCAAATTATTACTAACCTTTGGGAATTGAAAGAACAATGGCCAAGAAACAATTCCACTTCCATCCGGGTTTTAGAAATAATTGGCGATCGCCGTCAGGAAGCCCAATGGTTAAAATCATTACAGGCACAATTTTCCTGTGCTGATAGCTTGATCCAGTAAATCTTTGCCCTCCTGCACAGAATTGATCTGAAAAAGCTGTTCCCGCAACTGTGCCGCCCCAGGAAAGTCTTTGCAATACCACGCCAAATGTTTACGGGCTTGGAATAAACCCCGTTGACCTTTATATTCCCAAAGCATTTGCAGATGTTCCTGGGCACAGGTTAATTTTTCCGCCACCGTGGGAGCCCTTCTTTTCTCTCCAGTTTTAAAAAAATGCTCAATTTCCCCCACTAAATAGGGATAACCCAAACTTCCCCGGGAACACATTACCCCGTCTGCCCCAGTTTGTTCTAAACAGGCGATCGCCGCTTCCACCGAAAAAATGTCCCCATTGGCAATGACCGGGATTGATAGAGCTTGTTTAACTTTGGCAATCCATTGCCACCGGGCCTGGCCGTTATAGCCCTGGGCCCTGGTGCGGCCATGGAGGGTTAACATTTGTGCCCCCGCATCCTGCAATCTCTGGGCAAATTCGACAATATTAATTTCCTGATCATCCCAACCGAGGCGGGTTTTGACCGTAACAGGTACATCCACCGCCGCCACCACAGTTTTGACAATGGCTTCGGCTACATCCGGTTGCCGCAGTAAGGAAGAACCGCCCCCTTTTTTAGTGATTTTATTGACCGGACAACCCATGTTAATGTCCACCGATTGGGCTCCCTGGGCCACCGCTTTTTGGGCCGCTGCCGCCATAAAGTCCGGCCGACAGTCAAACAGTTGGATACTGATGGGATTTTCCTGGGGATCAATTTCCATCACCTGGGGCAACGTGCGGAGATGGTGAATTTCCGTGGCGCTGACCATTTCCGTATAGAGCATGGCCTGGGGGGCATAGCGGCGCACTAACCGCCGAAACACCAAGTCCGTCACCCCCGATAAAGGGGATTGGAAGACCCGGCTGTGGAGGGTGAGGGTGCCAATCTGTAATGGTGTTGCCCAGGCGGTGGGGTTAGGAGGATTATTAGGCAAAGAATTAAGGGCCAAAATCTACAAGGAAATGAATCTATCAACAATATTTTTCCATTTTTCTCGGTCAAAAGGCGATCGCCATTCGCTAACTACAACGGAGGGAAACCATGGGGACGGGGTTGGAGGTCTAGTATGTTGGAAAGAATACCCTTAATACCTACCAAGCTGCCTTTGGTTGGTTCCCCCTAAGTGTGAGTGCCAATATGTCCAACAAAAAAGAGATTCCCATTTTAATCGGTGCGTTGTTAGTCACCCTGGGCATTGTGGGAGCAGGAGGATGGTTTTTATTTAACAGAATGAACCCTGCTGCGGTCACTCCTGGGCCTGCCACAACGGTTCCCATGCCGAGGGAATTACAGGCCAATGCCAGCGCCGGGGAAAGGGTGCTCGTTCCCACCATGGACAATGAAACTAAGTTATTTGCGTCCAAGGCGATCGCCGAGGGTAAAAATCAAGAAGCGTTGGCACAATTAACTCAACATTTGGAAAAGTCCCCCAACGATCCTGAAGCCTGGATCTACTTCAACAATTTGCGGGCCTTAGACCATAATCCCCTCCAGATAGCGGTGGTGGCCCCGGTGGGCAGTAGCCTCAACATTGCCCAGGAAATTTTGCGGGGGGCGGCCCAGGCCCAGGAAGAAATCAATCAAAAGGGCGGTATTGACGGTCGTTTTTTGCACATCACCATTATCAATGATGCCAATGACGGCACTTTGTCCCAACAATTTGCCGGAGCTTTGATTAAACAAAATCAAATCCTTGGGGTGGTGGGACACAATGCCAGCAGTGCCACCCTCAGTGCGGCCCCCACCTACGAAGCGGGGGGATTGGTGCTGGTCAATGCCACCAGCGACGCCAATGGCATTACCAATGTTGGCGACCATATTTTTCGGGTTATTCCCCAGATCAACACCTCCGCCCAAACCCTGGTGCAAAGAGTCAGCCAAGAAGTTGACCGAGTGGCGGTCTGCTACGATTCCAAAGCCCCCGACGGCGTTTCTTTTTACCAAGAATTTACCACCGGTTTGTTGGCCAGCGGCGGTCAGTTAGCCCCCACCGTCTGTGACCTGAGTGAAGCCAATTTCAACAGCCAAGCTAAGATGGCGGAAATTGTTGCCAGTGGGGCCCAGGGATTGCTAATTTTGCCCCACATTGACCGCCTGGATCGTGCTTTCGCTCTAGGTGACGCCAACCGGGGTCGCCTGAAGCTCTATGGCAATAGTCCCCTGTCTACGATTAAAACGTTGGAACAAGGCCGGGGCATGGTGGGTTTAATGGTGGCCATACCCTGGAGTTCCAAAAGTGAGGCCAATCGTCCCT is a window of Synechocystis sp. PCC 7338 DNA encoding:
- a CDS encoding ABC transporter substrate-binding protein, encoding MSNKKEIPILIGALLVTLGIVGAGGWFLFNRMNPAAVTPGPATTVPMPRELQANASAGERVLVPTMDNETKLFASKAIAEGKNQEALAQLTQHLEKSPNDPEAWIYFNNLRALDHNPLQIAVVAPVGSSLNIAQEILRGAAQAQEEINQKGGIDGRFLHITIINDANDGTLSQQFAGALIKQNQILGVVGHNASSATLSAAPTYEAGGLVLVNATSDANGITNVGDHIFRVIPQINTSAQTLVQRVSQEVDRVAVCYDSKAPDGVSFYQEFTTGLLASGGQLAPTVCDLSEANFNSQAKMAEIVASGAQGLLILPHIDRLDRAFALGDANRGRLKLYGNSPLSTIKTLEQGRGMVGLMVAIPWSSKSEANRPFAEAARKFWGGDVSWRTAATYDAVYTVANALAIAPSRPGLQKALKEPEFVSSTINGEVSFLPNGDRAGQATLVQIKPSPSHVTGYDFFPVNP
- the menD gene encoding 2-succinyl-5-enolpyruvyl-6-hydroxy-3-cyclohexene-1-carboxylic-acid synthase, which encodes MVDFTNPNSLAASLLVETWFRLGLRQAVICPGSRSSPLTVALARHGSVDCVVSLDERSASFFALGHGKRTGQPVALVCTSGTAAANFLPAIIEAHYSQVPLLVLTGDRPPRLRHCRAGQTIDQTKLYGHYPQWQTELALPEPNMDYCHYLRQTALHGWQKCFWPRLGVVHFNCPFDEPLVPLEHDPESLQHLAGEFNKEHFYRGITTFTEINQGEAISLPSSSVTSAFSPPQPDFSRLGLILVGVLPGGETPALLTDILAIARALHYPVLCDALCSLRNYDDGQTALITNYDFLIRCPSWAKQLVPKQIIQIGELPTSKALRNWLSTIDCPRYILNFHGENLDPLQRQTIYLSASVAQVADYVHSQGLIPDVEQKNYAHNWQEKQRQSQTMIISALANAHTPLIVTHLAHCLPPQTNLLVANSLPVRWLEFFWPANGDRHHIFVNRGANGIDGTLSTAMGIAHRSSGETVLLTGDLSLLHDSNGFLNQSQMQGNLTIILLNNNGGGIFQTLPIAQCEDVFETYFATPQGVDFSQLCRTYGVEHQIITNLWELKEQWPRNNSTSIRVLEIIGDRRQEAQWLKSLQAQFSCADSLIQ
- the dusB gene encoding tRNA dihydrouridine synthase DusB, producing MALNSLPNNPPNPTAWATPLQIGTLTLHSRVFQSPLSGVTDLVFRRLVRRYAPQAMLYTEMVSATEIHHLRTLPQVMEIDPQENPISIQLFDCRPDFMAAAAQKAVAQGAQSVDINMGCPVNKITKKGGGSSLLRQPDVAEAIVKTVVAAVDVPVTVKTRLGWDDQEINIVEFAQRLQDAGAQMLTLHGRTRAQGYNGQARWQWIAKVKQALSIPVIANGDIFSVEAAIACLEQTGADGVMCSRGSLGYPYLVGEIEHFFKTGEKRRAPTVAEKLTCAQEHLQMLWEYKGQRGLFQARKHLAWYCKDFPGAAQLREQLFQINSVQEGKDLLDQAISTGKLCL